From Pseudomonas sp. B21-028, one genomic window encodes:
- a CDS encoding TolC family outer membrane protein: protein MRVLSPLCSAVLLAMACSSSAQAMSLTEAIQSTIATHPELAQRVDSRLSANEDVKVARGGFFPSVDLNAGYGRGYSDNPNTRALGNHNTNTLTYTQSELRLRQMLFDGFNTSNEVERTKGVVNSRAYYAQGTAQDLALRTIEVYLEVLKRRELVTLAKNNLQAHLRVNDQIGLRTQRGVGSTADSDQSNARRALAENNYDTAQVDLADAEANFYSVVGRMPDELEAPPSTKGEMPADLREAQQSMVENHPYLKSAQADVQSAESQYEVAKSPFYPRFDAEAAVGANNNIGGEEGHDNNWRVGVVMNYNLFRGGSDKARLASNAHQIDQAMDIRNNALRQLNEDTRLAWNAMLNARKQTPTAREYADTTARVRAAYQDQFGLGQRTLLDLLDSENELYNANRRYTEVRYTEEYSMYRVLANMGLLLSKQRIVLPADAIAQTEVKSEARLPELK from the coding sequence ATGCGCGTTTTATCCCCTCTTTGCAGCGCGGTTTTGCTGGCGATGGCCTGCTCTTCTTCTGCGCAGGCCATGTCGCTGACCGAAGCGATCCAAAGCACCATCGCGACGCACCCTGAATTGGCGCAACGGGTGGACAGCCGCCTGTCGGCCAATGAAGACGTCAAGGTCGCCAGGGGAGGCTTCTTTCCGTCAGTGGACTTGAATGCCGGCTACGGCCGTGGTTACAGCGACAACCCCAACACCCGTGCTTTGGGCAATCACAACACCAACACCCTGACCTACACCCAGTCGGAGCTACGTCTGCGGCAGATGCTCTTTGACGGGTTCAACACCAGCAATGAGGTGGAGCGCACCAAGGGTGTGGTCAATTCCCGGGCCTATTACGCACAAGGCACCGCCCAGGACCTGGCCCTGCGCACCATCGAGGTCTACCTCGAAGTGCTCAAGCGTCGAGAATTGGTGACCCTGGCCAAGAACAACCTGCAGGCGCACCTGCGGGTCAACGATCAGATCGGCTTGCGCACCCAGCGCGGGGTGGGCAGCACGGCCGACTCCGACCAGTCCAATGCCCGTCGGGCGCTGGCGGAAAACAACTACGACACCGCCCAGGTCGACCTCGCAGACGCCGAGGCGAACTTCTACAGCGTGGTCGGGCGCATGCCCGATGAGCTGGAAGCACCGCCATCGACCAAGGGGGAAATGCCCGCCGACCTGCGCGAAGCCCAGCAGAGCATGGTGGAGAACCACCCATACCTGAAATCGGCCCAGGCCGACGTGCAGTCCGCCGAGAGTCAATATGAAGTGGCCAAGTCGCCGTTCTACCCACGCTTCGACGCCGAGGCCGCGGTGGGCGCCAATAACAACATCGGTGGCGAAGAAGGCCACGACAACAACTGGCGGGTCGGTGTGGTGATGAACTACAACCTGTTCCGCGGTGGCAGCGACAAGGCACGACTGGCCTCCAACGCGCACCAGATCGATCAGGCCATGGACATTCGCAACAACGCCTTGCGCCAACTCAACGAAGACACGCGCCTGGCCTGGAACGCGATGCTCAACGCTCGCAAACAGACCCCCACCGCCCGGGAATATGCCGACACCACCGCCCGCGTGCGCGCCGCCTACCAGGATCAGTTCGGCCTCGGCCAGCGGACCCTGCTCGACCTGCTCGACAGCGAAAACGAGCTGTACAACGCCAACCGTCGCTACACCGAAGTGCGCTACACCGAGGAATACTCGATGTACCGGGTGCTGGCGAACATGGGCCTGTTGTTGAGCAAACAACGGATCGTGCTGCCGGCCGACGCCATCGCCCAGACCGAAGTCAAGAGCGAAGCGCGGTTGCCCGAATTGAAGTAA
- a CDS encoding HlyD family type I secretion periplasmic adaptor subunit has protein sequence MSAQTSDPAARSHFGSFSKSAESEFMPETAGAALQDSPRRSRVTVWLAAGLIVTALVWAKLAILQEVTTGEGKAIPSSKVQVIQNLEGGIVTEIFVREGQMVNKGDTLLRLDDTRYRSNKGESEADRYALMAQVQRLSAEAEGRPFQASAEVTAKAPQVAEDERALYEQRQRRLASEQRTLTEQLRQKTQELAEFRSKQGQFSSSLALLQEEMNMSAPLVSTGAVSPVEILRLKRSAVEIRGSLNATTLAIPRAESAINEIKSKIDESEQTFRSDAAKELNEKRTDLSKITASSIAIDDRVTRTTVVSPVHGVIKQLKVNTIGGVVQPGSDMVEIVPMEDNLLIEAKVRPQDVAFLNPGQKAMVKFSAYDYTIYGGLSARLELIGADTITDDKGNSFYLIHVRTDKNHLGGDTKPLLIIPGMVATVDIITGEKSVLDYLLKPVLKARTEAMRER, from the coding sequence ATGTCTGCCCAAACATCCGATCCAGCCGCCCGAAGCCACTTCGGCAGTTTCAGCAAAAGCGCCGAAAGCGAGTTCATGCCGGAAACCGCCGGCGCGGCGTTGCAGGACTCACCCCGCCGCTCCCGCGTCACCGTGTGGCTGGCCGCCGGGCTGATCGTCACTGCACTGGTTTGGGCGAAGCTGGCGATCCTGCAGGAAGTCACCACTGGCGAGGGCAAGGCGATTCCGTCGAGCAAGGTCCAGGTGATCCAGAACCTGGAGGGCGGCATCGTCACTGAGATTTTCGTCCGCGAAGGCCAGATGGTGAACAAGGGCGACACTCTGCTGCGTCTGGACGATACGCGGTATCGGTCGAACAAGGGCGAGAGCGAGGCCGACCGCTATGCTTTGATGGCGCAGGTCCAGCGTCTGTCGGCGGAAGCCGAGGGGCGGCCGTTCCAGGCATCAGCCGAGGTGACCGCCAAGGCTCCGCAAGTGGCCGAGGACGAGCGCGCGCTGTACGAGCAACGGCAACGGCGCCTGGCCAGCGAACAACGGACACTGACCGAGCAACTGCGGCAGAAGACCCAGGAACTGGCGGAGTTTCGTTCCAAGCAAGGCCAGTTCAGCTCCAGCCTGGCCCTGCTGCAAGAGGAAATGAACATGTCCGCGCCGCTGGTGAGCACCGGGGCAGTGTCACCGGTGGAAATCCTGCGGCTCAAGCGCAGCGCGGTGGAGATCCGTGGCTCGCTCAACGCAACCACCCTGGCGATTCCCCGGGCCGAATCAGCGATCAACGAAATCAAGAGCAAGATCGACGAATCGGAACAGACTTTCCGCTCCGACGCGGCCAAGGAGCTCAACGAGAAACGCACGGACCTGTCGAAGATCACCGCCTCCAGCATCGCCATCGACGACCGCGTGACCCGCACCACCGTGGTTTCACCGGTGCATGGGGTGATCAAGCAGCTCAAGGTCAACACCATCGGCGGCGTGGTGCAGCCCGGCAGCGACATGGTGGAAATCGTGCCCATGGAGGACAACCTGCTGATCGAAGCCAAGGTCCGCCCGCAGGATGTTGCTTTCCTCAACCCGGGCCAGAAAGCCATGGTCAAGTTCAGCGCCTACGACTACACCATCTACGGTGGGCTGAGCGCCCGGCTCGAACTGATCGGCGCCGACACCATCACCGACGACAAGGGCAACAGCTTCTACCTGATCCACGTGCGTACCGATAAGAACCATCTGGGCGGCGACACCAAGCCGCTGCTGATCATTCCGGGGATGGTGGCGACGGTGGACATTATTACCGGGGAGAAAAGTGTGCTGGATTACCTGCTCAAGCCAGTGTTGAAGGCGCGGACCGAGGCGATGCGCGAGCGGTAG
- a CDS encoding tRNA-uridine aminocarboxypropyltransferase: MSRIHCPRCLRPQSHCLCPLIPSLDSRTRVLLLQHPSEVNHALNTARLAALGLNNAELIVGEVFEHLPALLNRPGYRACLLFPGEDAQPMQAYGPSDDPLLLVVPDGTWRKARKLLHLNPSLAALPRVTLADGGVSRYRLRKAPGPGALSTVEAIVQALQVLEAPISFEPLLRPFEALIEGQIAAMGEETFRRNHADR; encoded by the coding sequence ATGTCCAGAATCCATTGCCCGCGCTGCCTCCGACCGCAAAGCCATTGCCTGTGCCCGCTGATTCCCAGCCTCGACAGCCGCACCCGGGTCTTGCTGCTGCAACACCCCAGCGAAGTGAACCACGCCCTGAATACCGCCCGGCTGGCGGCGCTGGGGCTCAACAATGCCGAGTTGATCGTGGGTGAGGTGTTCGAGCATCTGCCTGCGTTACTCAATCGACCGGGTTATCGGGCCTGCCTGCTGTTTCCCGGCGAGGATGCGCAGCCGATGCAGGCCTATGGACCGTCCGATGACCCGCTTTTATTGGTCGTGCCGGACGGCACCTGGCGCAAGGCGCGCAAGTTGCTGCACCTCAATCCTTCGCTGGCGGCGTTGCCGAGGGTGACGCTGGCCGACGGCGGGGTGTCCCGTTACCGTTTGCGCAAGGCTCCGGGACCGGGCGCGTTGTCGACGGTGGAGGCGATTGTCCAGGCGTTGCAGGTGCTGGAGGCGCCGATCAGTTTCGAGCCGTTGCTCCGGCCGTTCGAGGCGTTGATCGAGGGGCAGATTGCGGCGATGGGGGAGGAGACGTTTCGGCGTAATCATGCTGACAGATAG
- a CDS encoding type I secretion system permease/ATPase, whose amino-acid sequence MTSMEPAIPGADPRLSFDDPLLDGLLILCKLHGATVSRASLSAGLPMAHQRLSLDLLPRAAARAGLQARVLRRGLAEISPLNLPVMLMLAGGRCAVLRRWHEDGRALILPCEADGGEQWVSREELTADYSGQALFARPRHELEDLRAPLVPRVEAWFRDTLKLSRWLYSDAILASLLINLLGLMVPLFVMQTYDRVVPNQATSTLWVLAVGLLIGTGFELVLRVVRAHLLDSAGKKTDVILSATLFERITGMAMKARPVTIGGFAQSIHDFQGLREFLTAVTLTSLIDLPFAVLMLLVIGLLGGWLVVIPVVAFPITVIFALIIQVRLRDTVQKSLALGAQRQALLIETLGGLETLKACSAESERQHQWESTHGALTRLDSHARNLSALATNGTLFLQQLAGMSTIVAGVYSIIAGNLSVGALVASYMLGSRVLAPLGQIAGLITRYQQAQLTMRSTDALMALPQERDAKQRPLDRTQLQGALDVHGVTFHYNDQSTPALSNASFQLKAGERVGIIGRSGSGKSTLARLVMGFYEPQEGQLLLDGLDLRQLDVADLRQQIGYVAHDLPLLAGSLRDNLTLGARYVSDARMLEVAELTGVGELARQHPQGFDRPVGERGQLLSGGQRQAVLLARALLLDPPILLLDEPTNAMDNSSEDTLRQKLHTHIQGKTLLLVTHRTSMLSLVDRLVVLDNGRIVADGPKEVVIDALRKGRVGSGTV is encoded by the coding sequence GTGACCAGCATGGAACCCGCTATCCCCGGCGCCGATCCGCGCCTGAGCTTCGATGACCCTCTGCTGGATGGTCTGTTGATCCTCTGCAAACTCCATGGCGCGACGGTCAGCCGCGCCAGCCTCAGCGCCGGGCTTCCAATGGCGCACCAACGGCTGAGCCTGGACCTGCTGCCACGTGCAGCGGCCCGGGCCGGTTTGCAGGCACGGGTGCTGCGCCGTGGCCTGGCCGAGATTTCGCCCCTCAATCTGCCAGTGATGCTGATGCTGGCGGGTGGGCGTTGCGCGGTATTGCGACGCTGGCATGAGGACGGCCGGGCACTGATCCTGCCCTGCGAAGCCGACGGCGGCGAACAATGGGTCAGCCGCGAGGAACTGACCGCCGACTACAGTGGCCAGGCGCTGTTCGCCCGGCCACGCCATGAACTCGAAGACCTGCGTGCGCCCCTGGTGCCACGGGTCGAAGCGTGGTTTCGCGACACCTTGAAATTGTCACGCTGGCTGTACAGCGACGCGATCCTGGCAAGTCTGCTCATCAACCTGCTGGGGTTGATGGTGCCGCTGTTCGTCATGCAGACCTACGACCGTGTGGTACCGAACCAGGCCACGTCTACCCTGTGGGTGTTGGCGGTGGGGCTGTTGATCGGCACCGGGTTCGAGCTGGTACTGCGAGTGGTGCGCGCCCATTTGCTGGACAGCGCCGGCAAGAAAACCGACGTGATTCTCTCCGCCACCCTGTTCGAGCGCATCACCGGCATGGCGATGAAGGCCCGGCCGGTGACCATCGGCGGGTTCGCCCAGAGCATCCATGACTTCCAGGGCCTGCGGGAATTTCTCACCGCCGTGACCCTCACCAGCCTGATCGACCTGCCCTTTGCCGTGCTGATGCTGTTGGTGATCGGTTTGCTGGGGGGCTGGCTGGTGGTCATTCCGGTGGTGGCGTTCCCCATCACGGTGATCTTCGCGCTGATCATCCAGGTGCGCCTGCGCGACACCGTACAAAAAAGCCTGGCCCTGGGTGCCCAGCGCCAGGCCTTGCTGATCGAAACCCTCGGTGGCCTGGAAACCCTCAAAGCCTGCAGCGCGGAAAGCGAACGCCAGCATCAATGGGAAAGCACCCACGGCGCCCTCACCCGCCTGGACAGCCATGCGCGCAACCTCTCGGCGCTGGCGACCAACGGCACCCTGTTCCTCCAGCAACTGGCCGGCATGAGCACCATCGTCGCCGGGGTCTACAGCATCATCGCCGGCAACCTCAGCGTCGGCGCGCTGGTGGCGTCCTACATGCTTGGCAGCCGGGTCCTGGCGCCACTGGGGCAGATCGCCGGGTTGATCACCCGCTACCAGCAGGCCCAACTCACCATGCGCAGCACCGACGCCCTGATGGCGTTGCCCCAGGAGCGCGATGCCAAACAGCGGCCGCTGGACCGTACCCAATTGCAGGGCGCGCTGGACGTCCACGGCGTGACGTTCCACTACAACGACCAGAGCACCCCGGCGCTGTCGAACGCGAGCTTCCAGCTCAAGGCCGGTGAGCGGGTCGGGATCATCGGCCGCAGTGGCTCGGGCAAAAGCACCCTGGCGCGCCTGGTGATGGGATTCTATGAACCGCAGGAGGGCCAGTTGCTGCTCGACGGCCTGGACCTGCGGCAACTGGACGTCGCCGACCTGCGCCAGCAGATCGGCTATGTCGCCCATGACCTGCCGCTGCTGGCCGGCAGCCTGCGCGACAACCTGACCCTCGGCGCCCGCTACGTCAGCGATGCCCGCATGCTCGAAGTGGCGGAACTGACCGGCGTCGGCGAACTGGCCCGTCAACATCCCCAGGGTTTCGACCGCCCGGTGGGCGAACGCGGCCAACTGCTCTCCGGCGGCCAGCGCCAGGCCGTGCTGCTGGCCCGGGCCCTGTTGCTCGATCCGCCGATCCTGCTGTTGGACGAACCCACCAACGCCATGGACAACAGCAGCGAAGATACCTTGCGACAAAAGCTCCACACCCACATCCAGGGCAAGACCTTGCTGCTAGTCACCCACCGCACCTCGATGCTGAGCCTGGTGGATCGCCTGGTGGTGCTGGACAACGGCCGGATCGTCGCGGATGGACCGAAAGAAGTGGTGATCGATGCACTACGCAAGGGGCGGGTGGGTTCCGGAACGGTTTAG
- a CDS encoding LysR family transcriptional regulator — translation MTNALPDLKLLRIFVSVVRHQGFANAQHELNLSTSAISTYMSQLESALGLVLCHRGRGGFSLTSKGELFHQETLRLLGELEGFEQYAAALKGELRGTLNLGVIDSTVSDKALPFAEVIGAYSLEHPAVHLHLSVMSPYELQLGVQDNRLDLAIGAFSTRMSGLVYMPLYREQHWLYCSNRHPLFNERRIPEQLITQQRMVGRGYWSQAELARHGFKHSAATVESMEAQLILVLSGAYIGYLPEHYAQAWVDKGDLRVLLPATFGYQAPFSMIMRRGRSREPLIQTFRDLLKAQLHQA, via the coding sequence ATGACCAACGCTCTACCCGACCTGAAACTGCTGCGCATTTTTGTCAGCGTGGTCCGGCACCAGGGGTTCGCCAATGCCCAGCACGAACTCAACCTCTCGACGTCGGCCATCAGCACCTACATGAGCCAGCTCGAGTCGGCCTTGGGCCTGGTGCTGTGTCATCGCGGTCGGGGCGGTTTCAGCCTGACCAGCAAGGGCGAGTTGTTCCATCAGGAAACCCTGCGCCTGTTGGGCGAGCTCGAAGGTTTCGAGCAGTACGCTGCAGCTCTGAAGGGTGAGTTGCGTGGCACGTTGAACCTGGGGGTGATCGATTCCACCGTCAGCGACAAGGCCCTGCCGTTCGCCGAGGTCATCGGCGCCTACAGCCTTGAGCACCCGGCGGTGCACCTGCACTTGTCGGTCATGAGCCCTTACGAACTGCAACTCGGGGTGCAGGACAATCGCCTGGACCTGGCCATCGGTGCGTTTTCCACGCGCATGAGCGGGCTGGTCTACATGCCGCTGTACCGCGAGCAACACTGGTTGTACTGCAGCAATCGCCACCCGCTGTTCAACGAACGGCGTATCCCCGAACAGCTCATCACCCAGCAGCGGATGGTCGGGCGCGGTTACTGGAGCCAGGCCGAGCTGGCCCGCCACGGCTTCAAGCACAGCGCCGCGACGGTGGAGAGCATGGAGGCGCAACTGATCCTGGTCTTGTCCGGCGCCTACATCGGTTACCTGCCCGAGCATTACGCCCAGGCCTGGGTCGACAAGGGTGACTTGCGGGTGCTGCTGCCGGCCACGTTCGGCTATCAGGCGCCGTTTTCGATGATCATGCGCCGGGGCCGCAGCCGCGAGCCGCTGATCCAGACTTTCCGCGACCTGCTTAAAGCGCAGCTCCACCAGGCCTGA